cacgacatgtttcggctactaatgccattttcaagtgattggaaatCAATGTTGTTTCTGATATCGCCACACCTACATCCAATATCAATTTAACAGCATCACTTCATGCTTGGAGAGTCTTGATCGCATTGCTCTCAAACTTCAATCTTGAGACAAATTTGATTTCTACTACTTGTcaatttgttgtattttttttaaagaaagtTGTAAAGATGAGACGGTGGCACTTCCTCAATAACTATGTAAGCTAATGCCTTCAAATATGCCAAATATGTAATCGTATGGTGGGAATAAGAAAAAACTATAGCTTTCGGTTTTTATTTaacatcaaaaattatttatttaatacgaATATTCCAATATGAAACGGTGCGAAACAAAAAACAATTATGCAATTGAGATAAAAGAAAAATTACAACTATAATCAacaatcaaaatttctgataataataatcagataataatttaagggctactcgcttagctgatctgtggtcgttcagtttttttttataataaaaacaaaaattaatatttagaattatggatctgaaaaataaaaaatgtacaatTAACTATTATTTTACTTTACCTTAAAAAGAGTCCCTTGGCCTGCTCCTCAAGGTCCGGTTAAACCACTCCCgactttaaatttaaaaaaaattataaaaaaaactctgccagttgattgaatcaaaaacaccagctttccctacaagattcaaatcctgaaaatacaattatgtaGGTTTAAACTGACCGGTGCAAAGCCATAGACTTGAGTTCTACAAGAAGAAGCCCACATACATAGGAGCCAAGTTCTATAACAAGCTACCGACGCGAATCCAACAAGAGCCGAATCCCAATgaattcaaattggaattaaagagatatttaactgaaagatctctttataatatcgaagaatatctgaatgaatgagatcagctcctatgagttgaattgtattgtatgtttgtattgtagtattctgtagatgttttatttgttttgtactTTATTTTAAATGGTATCTTGTCaaagaatattattgacactattcattgtatacactgtacaaatctatgaataaagaaattatgaaatgaaaattaaatccAAAAACAAAAAGAGAATCTCAGGAAATATTGAACGTTGCCTTGACAACCAAAAATTGACATGTGAATTAATAAGATTCGAAACAAAACAAAGATTAtgggatgaaaaatgaataaaacaacgCAAAAGAGAACAAAAGaacaaatatttcaacaaaataacagaaaaataattttaaagaaactATTAAGATTATTTACCTAGATTGTTATGGTAACTAGGTCAAGTTCAAAGtgaaaatcatgagaaatgtcaataaactagctggcccggcgaacttcgccaaatagttaatacatctcatgacaaacttttgCTGGAtacacacctgaggaggcgcgatgcgtcATTCtacatccaggtgcttcttgcttattggtttgaatggaaggaCTCACATACACTGAATAGGGCATGGTGTGGAACGGAATGGAGTGATAAGGCAaactccataagatcaacactttgtatcaccaagcctcctcaggtgtgcttagccttagcttaatctgatgcactatattctatgaaaattatccaacagtcagtattcacatttatatctcaatatggacttcctatgtgcttagttagttgtgtaGCAATGTATATTTTTAGTTATACTTGAATGCAGCTTGTTGGAAAtcgaatggtatatctccttgctgctgattttctaaatttacagcatttctcCGACCCAAGTTaggacgtcgttcgtaccgcagcattattaagaaataaaattttgagaatCAGTAGAAAGTAAATTGGAAAACAGATCtatcgacggctgttggatgacgcaaatgattataacagctgatttttatttctctgtgtggccagctcacaattaatcttctcccataaggattacaagTAAACTTtaaaggaccgtaggaaagagtcctgaagtcggattataaatttgttaggccataaacctggtcctgaacataacgaactcaactaaaaaaatcatcaaattcggtgcatacataaaaaagttattgaatgtcaaaattttaggctcgatttttattcatatagataatatcaaataaaacttacaaaatcaactcaaagaAGTGTTCTTATGTTCTTACATATcttaattaagaaaaaaattaatcaaggaatatcagggcaccgagcttctctctggagtacaaaagcatgcaTAGCAGCATAAAAGCatagtttatattcatttattgataaacagaacacacttctttaaaatgattggggaaggactaacaggcacagcccaaaaactgtttcttccccgaactttgatttatacactatagtcaaaaaaagtaggttatgttccatacacttgaattcatgtccaattttcaatccaaacatttgaaaacagaaaagttcaaatttagattgttcacaaaaccaaattgaataacaaaatatcacttaaaactgtaaaataatgattggttgtcttttttctttagggctactattttaatataaataaaagtataaatctgagtacccttttgaattattctgtcacaacatgtttcggctattaatgccatttttaagtgatttatttatttatttatttatttatttatttattgtataaaatactataatcgtaatacaattatgacattggaggaagaactaggctaagcctgtactatttctctccaaaaattttgataaaatgttaatgttgtccaaaagataaggttatatagtcacacactgcttcgtcacttgattttatttatatatatttctttgaaataataataaataatcatgacATACAGtttgttatctaaatttataTCATATTTCAATGCTTTGGATAGTAAATCATTCTCTTTTCCAGTAAACATAATAATTTGTCAGGTTCTTTACTTTATCATATGATTTATCCTGTTCAATATCATTGTAGTAGTTTatattagtatttttcttttgaatcaacatatatctttttttttttatttctgtgagttttttcttttcaattataGGCTTAATCCATGTTTCAATATAGATCTTGAATTCTTCTATTGATTTACTATGGAAATGATTCTCAATTTGTTCTTGTATTATCTGATTCTTTCTGTTTAacctttttaattttgaatataaataatttatctccTCTTCAATCCAAATTTGTTTTGCACTTTTCATAGTTTTTGTAGCTGCTCTTGATTTAGACTTTGTATAAATATGAACATAATTTGGAATAACATTATTTCTCAAACAagctttattaaattatatatctTCTATCACctttcttattttcaatttggtATATTTCCATTTATGGATTATGTTTGGTTGATATgccttttttgaaaatgattaactttgaaaattttgatatactttaatttagaatgttatactatgtttgctacaatatttgttaatatacgtAAATATAAAAGTAATGGATCTTGAAAAAAGCATATCTTTGGTCATGTCAACtaatcagatattttgatcaagtcgattaaaatttctagataatattacTCGTGAGATAAGttgattgattgcaaatagttcaacagctgaacataactCTGTCTCACTCGCATCTTCCGTTATCgacagatgacgaaattatcatctgtttctccaaggtgaataattattatccttttcatgtccttcagtgagttttcccagtaATGAGACcatgtgcaatcgaatttttatatcaagaaccttctatattgcaaatttcatctaaatcattagagccgttttcgatatccgttggacataaataaccatataccCATATAATCATATAcccaaataaatatattaatatatacagaaattgctcgcttaatattatTAGTATATCTCCATTGTTTGGAGGTTATCTTATTATCTCTTGCTGTTTCAATAACAAGCTAGCTAGGAAAAAGGATAACATCTTATCATATTTCAGAAATTCATTCTtatcataaataaaattgaattttagtgTTCCAAAATCCTCTTTCCTTatccaataaaattaaaagaatCAATGGCAATTGTTAGTCATATTTCCATATTAAAAGGTGAGAACAATACTTATGCAAATAATATTTCTGTTCTATTTTCACAAGAGAAATCagtgaataatataaatttaatatttaaaaaatgaaaaagaattatagtaccctttaaaattattgaaatattaaaaaacaataatacaaagtataactactagtttcggtgatcacaccatcatcaggttataaaatttataattgatattgtaTAGTTTTGATTCCAAAAACTGGCTTTGGATATtgttatttttgacaacaacatCTTGCTTGGCATGGTGGTTATTTTAAAATCTTACTACTAAGCCAGAAGAAATACATATTTACACCCTTATTGCAGATATTAggtataaatgaaaatgaattattaaataaaacttgTGTTTTTATTGTTCCATTTATAGAATTGTCTCAATTGGCCATTAGAcctttaatgataattatatatatgaGTAGGGtttattctgaaaatattacaaaaaagaaaatgatTCTGGTTAGTctacaaaataatcattattgagtGTCCCACAATGGAAGCCTGGTGGCCTTTCCTAAATCATCTTCTGGTCACTCTCATCATCTTCACAAATGCATTCACAAACATCCACAACTGGCTCAACCTGCTGAAGTTCTTGAGGTCTCATTACAGCATTATCATCTACAaccattttaaaaaatgtaagctCCTCAATGCTCCTCCAGTCGTCACCATAATGTTTTTTTTAGCAACTGATCGACAtccttttttctctcttggCTGACAACATTCTTTTCTTCTATTATGTCTGGATGTAGATCTAATGTAGTTTTTCCAGTTTTCATTAAACTTCTGTAATTTGTTGACTGCTGGTCACTGTTGTATGTAACTTCACTTCTCACTAATATCCTGTTTACAAACTTTTTTGAACGTTTCATTACTATCTGTTTGcattttgatattttgaaatGGAAATGTTTTGTTCCCTTCATGTTATTTCTGGCTGTTGTACGGAAATCAGATACTTCACAGTCTACCCCAACTTTTTTTACTGTAGCATGTTCAGAAATCAATTCGTTAATTTCCTCTCGAGTTGCTATTACTTCTCTTTTCTTCAGTTTTTTTTCTATGAGGCCAAATACCCTATCACTTGGCAAAAAGCTGTGACCCGTCACTGGGTATACTATTTCTAGTTCCTCAATatcacggaataagcataaaattatatgatgaattttaataataattatggaaattcattatgaaataactgaaaaatataatttcttgcttaataaaatataataataataataatatatatatataccctatataaatatatataagttatattttaatgataataaattatattattttcataataattatggatatcattataaaattattgagaaatataatttctggcttgataaaatacaattgtttattttaaactacAAAAAagagttaatattgcatcaattaactaaattattgagatttattatcatcttattgtaGTATCCCTGATTAcctagtaacataatattgatgttgattcaatatacaaattgagttacttcttatctatcattcacacttattacaataatttaatatattatctaaataatattttatctcaacaaTAATCCAATCTTAATGAAAACCTTATTATAATCttaattattaagatgaaatatattgtttactattaattatacattgttttaagacgatctggcaacagaacaaagcgggaaaaagctatctgctttgttgaatgatagacaacgaTAACAATACTATTGATAATGAAACattgccgttataacgtggacatcactatagcgCTCCAGGCGCTTTCATCAGTAACTAAGTTTCCCTCACTAGCGCTACTGATTGCACCGTCTAGAACTAAGGTTCCGATGCTGGCGCTATCTCTGATACTCGTCTAGAACTATCTCGACCCGTCAGATCTCTggtagtgtttctttcctctgtgtcAATATGTTCAGGTGCTTCATCGGCCAGCCAAAACGAACACATCCCTACGaagattgaatttttattttggcCGCCACAACCGTCTGATATTAAACGAACGTTTTTGTATGGTGTCATGTTAGTATTCTTTAGAGTGACATAAACACAAGATGCAATCatgttcgaatctcggtcatattgattttcagtccaaacGTAGGCACTTACACTGTTATGGTCTAGAGTTGATTTACTATTGCCTTTTACTAAGGTGAAGTTCTGCACATAAATTTGGCGACTGTAGAAAGTAGACTGATCAGGTAGCTTCGGAATAGGTAAATTCTTTTGGCAGtcaaatgataaaattaataagTCTTGAGTCGTGTCCTGTAATTTTTGGTAGAATGCTTTAGCTCTAAGCTTGTATACTCGCATTTCGATCATTAAACCGCTTTTCTTTTCCtggtctttttcatttttaattttttctgttAAACTCAAGTTGAGCATACGTCTGTCCGAGGACTTCCAAATCCAAGATTGTAATTACAGttgaaaatttttctgaaacaaGATTCTTTTACAGGCACTGAACCTTCTTAAGACGAGTAGagtttaaataattttcttatgCTAAGTTCTGAGGGGAGGTACTTTCTATTAGCTGTTCTGCGTCGGCAGTAGTGACTTTCAacacattttaatttttcaataaaagtcATTACACAGTTTTTTCTAGGAGCAAATTCAGCAGCTCTCTTGAATCCACCTCTTTTTTCCTGTAAAATTCCTTCTTCATGGTACTGCTTGGTGATGTTGTTGATACGAAATCTTGAAATGCCCAGGATCCCACATAAAGTCTGTAAGCACACAGGCACTTTTTCCCTATTCATATTTGCAACATAGTACTTGGTAGTTCTCATTTGTGTCTTGTAGCTTTTCACTTCATCTTGTTTCTTCTTTTGGAATCGTCTTCTCCTTTTTATGTTTCTTATATCAACgtatttcaatagaaaatcaTTTTGGTATTGCCTGTCTGCCTTCTGATAAAACCTATGATGGAAGTGTTGGATGTCTCTCATGGAAAGTTTTCTGCATTGAAAGGCACCTTCTTTATGATTGCATACTGGGTAGTCTGGCAGACTGGTTGCTTTGTACCTAAAACAGAAAGCACCTTTTAGGCTATGCCTAATAAGATTGCTTTCTTCTGGCTTAGTgtttcaacaaaatgtttacTATAATACATGTCTATAGGTGTCCCCGTTCTTGCAAAACTCACCAAGTCCAAAACTACAGTTTTGAGTTATACGCATAAATAGGATTTCATGACAGTAATACCATGCAAAATAGAGCAATAGTGTTTAGGTTTCAACACTCACTACATGTGATGatgaaatttcataatgaataacattttgTGTTTgatattctttcaaaaataataactggaaaaatgtcatttcaatgaaaaatgtaattaaaaATCGGAGTGTCATACTTGGTGAGTTTTGCCTCACAACAAACAGCAAATATTACTCACCATGTCCATTATAACCATAATCACcataataatttcattactgtctactgataatTTATGACAGTTGCTGAGTATTAAAAACTATAATCTCATTATAGAGCAATAGTGTTTAGGTTTCAACACTCACTACATGTAATGatgaaatttcataatgaataacattttgTGTTTgatattctttcaaaaataataactggaaaaatgttatattcattacaacaaaattattcagagtataaaaataaataaaagactGATTTTGGCagtttatgattttttattggAATTATAAAACACCCACTTTAAGATGATTTTATTAGATTGGTGAagcatttttttaatattttgaacaaaaattttcattagTACTCAgctatacaataataataaagtgaagaattggttattgtaattttattggaaaagtgGGATGGTATTGTACTGAGgtcaaataggaatttttaatcatcttcttcttcaaaatCACTTGCTGCACTGGGTTCTGGATTTCGGTCTATCAATTCACAGTGAGGGAGTGAACTGAACCAAGCATGAAACTCACTTGGAATAACCCCTGTTCTGCAGAGTCTCTGAAGATCATTGTATTTCTGATTAGATAAAGGAAAATAACTCCCATAAGATTTATGAAGTGTTGGAAACATGTCAATATTAGCTCCTGACCTTCTCAACCTGCTAATGTTGATTGACTTGAAGTCTCCTGAGTGCCCATATCTGAAAAAAATGCATTCAGGGTCTGTTTTCTCGAATTTGAAACATTTGattttcatccaatttattttattgcctTCACTGTCCCGAGTTCTATTTCTTAAGATCGTGCtggataattttttcaaatcataaaaatcGGTGTGCTTCAGCTCAGTGACATTGTACGGCTTCACGTTTTTACTTTGTCGATTAGACCTGGCAGCTCTAAATATATTTAGCCAGTCATGCATAGTGTATACAGATAAaaatttcttttgtttttcaattgcaCTATGCATGCTGTCGCACTCCATCATTGAATGCCCTGACTCTAGGAATGTgtgctcaattttttctatttgagTAGTTTGAGCTACTTACCACAACAATGCCACCACGTTTTGGTTTCGATTTTGACCCCCATATGTGTCTGAGAACAAGGAAACCTCAGTTACATGTGGCGGTAGACTTTTCAAGTAAGAATATAGGCACGTTCCTATTTCAATGCTCCCTCTTTTGCCTTCTATCTCTGACCATGTGAAACAGTGAGCATTATTTGGCGGTGCTCCCTCATAAATTGTTAAATTGTAACAACAAATTTTTCGTGTGTAATACATAGGAGAGACATCGCTGCTTGGGATTTGTAACACACTTTGTAAGTCAAAAGTAGCTGTTACAAATTTGTCTTCATTTGTGGCTCTTATTTTATAAACAGCCTTAGCTTCATTGCATTCTTGCTCTCTCGATTTGTGTTCCTCATACAAAGCTATAaaagtttgtttattttcaCTCTCTTCGTCATTTTTTATTTGGTCATATTTTACACAAATTTGACATAAATCCTTTTTTGGCctgaaaaaagaataattataattcaagcAGAATACACGCTTGTATGATGTCAGGCTAACTGGCGGCGTTTGTTGTGCATTCAAGCATTCATCTTTGTACAATGAGTACATTATAGAAATTGATAGCTTGCTGTCAAGATATTTTCTCTTAGAACTTTTTCGAACATAATGTGATTCTGTTACAGGAAATTTCTCAATATgctctttaattttttttatttcctcttcagaaattttatttgaaggAGTGTGTCTTCCTCTGTTATCACTTCCTGCAAATAATGTTGCTACTTCTGACATGTTCTTAAATGCTGTGTTTATTGGACCATTGTTTTT
The sequence above is drawn from the Nilaparvata lugens isolate BPH chromosome 2, ASM1435652v1, whole genome shotgun sequence genome and encodes:
- the LOC120349700 gene encoding uncharacterized protein LOC120349700 gives rise to the protein MDDSNICNPVDLPEGMFIINPGSELVLLNNDNDDTANIDPNSVLLHTSESSNCEIEGNNVEHGVNNSTMEIDFSTTDPDWAPPESSDSDDKSTDNGDNIKTEIQREEERQVENEIEDPADDDIPIKKRCRWQKADPSTWARNKTKDRRNLGDSYKVKGKLFPEKRPVQIDCSQCMYKCTVNFTEDDRYKATSLPDYPVCNHKEGAFQCRKLSMRDIQHFHHRFYQKADRQYQNDFLLKYVDIRNIKRRRRFQKKKQDEVKSYKTQMRTTKYYVANMNREKVPVCLQTLCGILGISRFRINNITKQYHEEGILQEKRGGFKRAAEFAPRKNCSSDRRMLNLSLTEKIKNEKDQEKKSGLMIEMRVYKLRAKAFYQKLQDTTQDLLILSFDCQKNLPIPKLPDQSTFYSRQIYVQNFTLVKGNSKSTLDHNSVSAYVWTENQYDRDSNMIASCVYVTLKNTNMTPYKNVRLISDGCGGQNKNSIFVGMCSFWLADEAPEHIEELEIVYPVTGHSFLPSDRVFGLIEKKLKKREVIATREEINELISEHATVKKVGVDCEVSDFRTTARNNMKGTKHFHFKISKCKQIWTVATGDEQNYTVQDSSPIPRMMLVNGDWESYSPGLLRTPRAKVLVDEASHSPIASTSALPKPTITPEEEKGVIQRSTPISKNRSTRYLHNRRRPVSKESEDVALVSCKIKNLQAAEEQARKEHEVTMECLLMQKEQEREKLVQKQEKTKLEREKTEEEVITEPTTIQNGFYPDSGSGSFECRQIK